In Equus quagga isolate Etosha38 chromosome 14, UCLA_HA_Equagga_1.0, whole genome shotgun sequence, the genomic stretch GTCCCGGGCGCTGCCGGTGTGACCCTCGCCCCCGCCTGTCCCCCAGCACCATCTGAAGAAGCTGGAGGGCCGCCGCCTGGACTTCGACTACAAGAAGAAGCGGCAGGGCAGGATCCCCGACGAGGAGCTGCGCCAGGCCATGGAGAAGTTCGAGGAGTCCAAGGAGGTGGCCGAGACCAGCATGCACAACCTCCTGGAGACCGACGTACGTGCCCGTGCCCCGGGGAGCCGGTGCACGAGGGGGCCGGAGGCGTGGTGGGCTCAGGGCCTGCTCAGGGAGTGAAGGCCATGGAGGGGGACCTGCAGGAGCAGAGTGGGTGGCAGCCGCTGAGGCCCTTCACCTGAACTCCTCCAGCGGCAGCTTGAGGGTCCGGTGCAcgggaggggccggcccctggggctAGAGCAGTCCCGGAAGGCTCCCTGCAGGAGGCGGCCCCGAAATGAGGGTCAGAGCGAGGGCAGCCCTCTCAGCCCTGGCTGGTGCCTTGCAGATCGAGCAGGTGAGCCAGCTCTCTGCGCTGGTGGACGCCCAGCTGGACTACCACCGGCAGGCCGTGCAGATCCTGGACGAGCTGGCCGACAAGCTCAAGCGAAGGTGAGCCCGGCCCCCTGGCCCTCCCCATGGGAGCCCCATCCCGCTCTCTGCCGGCTCGGAAAGGCCCAGGCGCCAGGCTGCCCCGAAGCCTGGTCACCCCCCTGCGCTCCTGGGCCTGCTCCTCGGGGCCCCACCTTCCAGAGCCGTGCGCTGGCTGCTGCTCACAGGCCCTGGGCTGCACCTGGGGGCGGGGTCCCGGGACGGAGCAGGGCCTCAGGGCGCTTGTCCTGGTACCCAAGGGAGAGGGTTGGGGGCCTGAGGGACCAGAGGTGAGACAGACAAGGCGTTTCAGAGCTGCCACCGAGCCTGAGTTGGGGGCTACCCAGGGCTGACCCTGCGGTCCCCTCCTTTCACTGCCCATCTCCCGCAGGGGCACCCGGGGCTCCTCTCCCTGAGCCGCCTGGCAAGCCGTCGGCGCCCAGGGCCTGGGACGGGAAGCCTCAGGTGGCGGGGGCCCGGGGTGGGGTGGTCGTGCCACCGAGGGGGCTGCAGGGCTCTGGTCGGCAGCCTCTGAGAAGCGCTGGGTTGGGAGGCTGGCCAGGGTGGAGCTGTCGGGCCTCCATGCTTCCCCGGGGCcctcccaggccctcctcccacGGGCCCCCCGAGTCCTGGGGCAGCAGCATAAACAGCCGGGGGCGTGGGGGGCATTCCCTGACCTTGACTCGTGAGGGTCAGGATGCCCAGGGCTGTCCCTTCCTCGTGCAGGATGCGAGAAGGCTCCTCGCGCCCCAGGCGGGAGTACAAGCCCAAGCCGCGGGAGGCCTTCGAGCTCGGGGAGCCGGAGCAGCCCAACGGCGGCTTCCCCTGCGCCACGGCCCCCAAGGTCACAGGTACGGGCCGGCGGGCAGGCTGACTGTCCCGGGCCTGGGAGCCGCACCCTCTGCGAGAGGGGCCCCACGGCCCCCTGTCCCGAGTCCCCCACCTCGCatccccagccctgagccccctgcccacctctgctttCTCTGCGAGCAGGCTCATCGTCGTTCCGATCTTCCGACAAGCCCATCCGGACCCCCAGCAGGAGCATGCGTGAGTGTCCTCTCAGTGTCCCCTGCCCGCTCCTGGCCTCAGTCTATAATCTCCCCTTCTAGTCTGTTCCAGAAGggtcttccttctccccttttctGGTCACAGTGAACCCTCGCTGTGCTGGGCTCTCCAGGGGGCAgcgcctctctgggcctgggcctcGGCCTCCCTGAACCAGGGGCGCCCAGCCGGCTCTAGGCTCTGAGTGGCCCCCCGAGGGCTGTGGGCTTCTGGTCATTCTGTCATCCTGCTGCACCGGGGCATCCCCAGCTCCTCCTAGGAGCGTTTGGGTGACCACATCCCTCTTGTCACCTGCCTCCTCTTGCTGACAACCCTAGGGAGCATGGCGGAAGGAGCAGCTCTCCTTGGAGGGAGCGGGGAGCAGGGTTGGGGGGCGGCCAGCGCCCCGCCAGCCGCAGGGCAGGTGGAAGCCCGGACCCTCCGCCCGCCCCCAGCGCCCCTGGACCAGCCGAGCTGTAAGGCCCTGTACGACTTCGAGCCCGAGAACGACGGGGAGCTGGGCTTCCGCGAGGGCGACATCATCACGCTGACCAACCAGATCGACGAGAACTGGTATGAGGGGCTGCTGCACGGCCAGTCGGGCTTCTTCCCGCTCAGCTACGTGGAGGTGCTGGTGCCCCTGCCGCAGTGATACGCCGCCCCGCCGTCTGCCTTCCTCTCGCCCCGAGGGGCGCCCGGCCGGCCGCGGGGTAGCAGGGCCGGAGGGCCGCCGGGAGGCGGGCGCCCTGTTTACACTAGCGCCCTCCCACAGGGGTGGGGGCCGGCTGGGCAGCGTTTGTCCTCCCGCTATCCCGCCAGCCGCCCCGGGAGGGGCTGACACTACGGTGCTCTCAGAAACACTaacctccccccgcccctccaGGGCCTGGGCACTCGGCTGGGCCCTTCCCTCACCCATCTGCCGTCCTCTCTTCCCGGCCCGCCCGGGATCGGATGTCTGCCTGGGGCGGGCACCCTGTCTCTCATTCCCCACCACACCCCCTCCCAGGCCGCCTCTGGGAGGCCTCACCCCTTCCCTCAACCCCACACCAGAGCCACCGCCCCCGGCTCCCGCCCACAGGGTGCCCCGCCCACAGGGTGCCCCCCCCCAAGCACACGGAGCGTTTCTCTCGGGCACGAGCTGCCCCCACACCGACGCCCCACACGGGACCACGGGGCCCCAGCCTCTGCTCTGCGAAGGCCAAGCACAAAGGCTCTGAGGAGCCAACGTCCCCACACCCCCGGCTGCTGGGGCCGCGCTGGGGGAGGGACCTGGGTGCCCACCCCCGTCAGCAGCGGCCCTGGCCGTCTCCTCCAGACCAGCAGGGCCCGGCCCACACCCGCTTTCCCTCTTGCCTAATCCAAAAATTGGCTAAACGGGGCCCTCAGGCCTGGTTCACATTCCCCTCGGGGGACCCAGCAGAGCCCCCAGGACATCAGGCTGTGCTTGTCCCCAGGGCCCCCTCATGGCTATTACGTGGGGAAGCATGGATGTCCTGGCTGAGACGAGCAACGTGGCCTCCGTCACAGTCTAGGGCGGATTGAAATGTAATcccgatttttttaaaaaagtattaaatgtCTCTTTCTACAGCCGCTTGCCTGGTTGTGGTACAGGGCAGGCCCTCCCGAGGGTCTCTGGTCAGGGCAGGCCTGACCCCAGCCTGCCCCCGGTGTGGGCATCCGCCCCTCAGGGAgcccagggtgggagggggccgTCATCTGTCCTCTGCGCCAGCGTGCCAGTATGTCCCCACACAGGGCTGCACCAACTGCACCCTCTCCTGCACCCCGTGTGGCCGGGGTGTTCCGCCACTCAGACAGCGGCTGGGACGCCCCCCCGGGGGAGACACACGCCTGGGCTGTTTGCTTCTTGCCTTTATTGTCCGAGCCCCTGCCATCACACAGGCACGCGGGAGGGCAGCTTAGAGCCACACAAAGCCCCCAGACCCGATCCCCTTGCCCAGAGCCGCCGGGCGCCAGGAGGGGGCGGGAGGCCCAGAGTCTGGCCCCCGGGTCGTGGGAGGCCGGTGCCCTCAGCTCCCTTGCTTGAGGACGCTGCAGACCTGCTCCAGCACGTGGCACAGGCCCTGGTCCTTGGGCGTCCTGCTGGCCAGGGACATCTGAAACAAGCAGGGCTGGCGCCTCAGGGCTGCGCCCGGTGGTCCCGGCCCGGCCCCCCCACCATTCCTGTCCCTCAAGGCCTTCAGTGCTACAGCTGGGCCCAGGAGCTCTCTAACCAAGGTGCGGCCGCGTCCCTAGAGGCAGGCTCGCTTTTCACCGAGGAGCGTTGCATAACCCGGCCCGGCTGCCCAGCGGGGAACGTGGAACGTGTCCTGTCTGCTGCATTCCAGCACCTCCTGTCACcccagctgcctccctgcccGGGTCTCACGGCCcggaccacccagctccagagccTCCGAAGGCAGCCGCGGCCACCCCAGTGCTGGCAGCCTGAAGCCCCGgccactgttttttaaaaaatttgaaaacgaGCGAATGTGTGAAACTGAGTGAGTCTGCGAAGGGGGTTGCGAGCGTCTTCTGAGAATGACtctgaagaaggaaataaatcagaCACACTCCAGAGGCCAAGCCTGATGTAAATGTCCCCGACCGTGGGGCCCACGAGCTGGAGAAAGCCGCCACGACACCAGCTGCTCTATGTTTTGCTCAGCGTTGCTTCCAAAGCCGCTCACAACCCTCTGTGCGCCCCCCGCGGGCGGCCGTGGGGAAACGGGGCCGGAGCAGCCTGGCCAGCCGGGATGTCCCCGGGGCCTTCACGTTCTCATCTGCGTTTCTGATGGTGATTTTCGCCACCATCCCCCGTGTGATAAGACTTTTCTCTGGCAGAGTGAATTTCCGGCTGAAACCCTTTTGTGCACGAGTTCGGGAGCCACAGTCCCTCAGGCTGCCGGTGGGTGTGTTCTTGGGAGCCCCCCTAGAACCGTCTTCCTAAAGCAGGGGTTTGCACAGGACTCGGGGCGGGGGGCGGTCTCACCTTGAGCTTGTCGAGGTAGGTGTGCTCCTGGGTCCAGGGCTCCTGGAACCTCACGAGGTCGGGGGCGCCCTTGTAAAACTCCACCAGCAGCATCTGCGCGACGAGGGGAGGATGGGACCCCCTCGCTCCCGCCCTCCCTGCGCACCGCATGCCAGGCGCCGGGGATGCAGCAGCGAGTGGGCCGGACACCGCTGCCACCCCTGACGGGCCCTCCAACCTAACGCGGCACGTAGACGTTACCGTCACCAACAAGTGCCACCCGGGAGAAACAGGGAGCTTAGGAGGAGGATGCGACTGAACCCCCCTAGGTCATATTCTGATTCTTCATAGCCACGCGGGCCCGACATCCCTCCCCGGGCTGGCCTCATCCCAAGTCTGGGGCTGAAATCACAGGGGTGCTGAACAAGTTCCGTTTTCTTAAGCCTCTCTTGAACCGCAGGCATTTAAAACCGTGTGTCTTCCCACGTGTCTCCCCTTGGAGAATCCGGGGCTGGGGCAGCGTGCCTGGCATGTTCGAGAACCAGCAGCGAGGCCAGGCAGGGGAGCAGGCGGGCAAGGGTGGGGCCATGGCAAGGAGCTGGGTCGGAGCCTAAGAGCCACAGGTGGTCTTCCGCAGCAGAGGAGGAGCCTGACCTGACGTGGCTGCTGCAGCCACGGCCTCCTGAGTCTGACCCAGTCAGGTCCATGCAGCTGGGTGCCTTCAGCCCCCACCCGCCCCTCCCTGGGGCCCCCGCCACCCCGCCCGGGATGAGCTCACCATCTCATGGAGGATGTCATTAGTCAGGAAGCTGTCCTGGACGTAGGCCATCTCCACGTCCATGGGGATGCCGTAGTCACTAGGCCTTTGCTGGCGGGGACACAAGCCggtcacccccagcccccagcccatgATGGCAGGGGACAGCGGGAAGTGCCCTGGGCCGGGAATGGGAGAATGGACCCTCCAGGCCCGGCTCCACACCGGGATCAGAGGTTCAGAGGTTCAGAGCCACGAGGGACGTTAGTGGAACCTGGCAGTGTGACTGGGCAGGCAGGTGGCATCTCCCAGACaggagaggcaaagagagagcCAGGGTCCCGGAATTTCTTTCCAAAGCTGATTTGTGACCCCAAGATGGACTCGGGGAATGAAACCAGGCGAGGTCCGGTGAGGAGGCCATCTTGGTAACAAGAGCAGCATGCCACAGGTGGACCCCCCCACCTCTACATCTCTCACACCCAGGCCCTCGCCGAAGCCTCAGGCAGGGCAACGACCAtgtgcccatttcacagacgggAGACCCTGAGGCCCCAGCTCCCGAAATGGGCCCGGAACCAGAGTGTCGGCCCTGGATCGCGAAAgagcccggcccggccccgcccccgtcCACACTACCGGCCCCGCCCACATCACCGGGCCCCGCCCACACCGCCCGGCCCCGCCTACCTCAGGGGGCGGCATCACCCAGAAGGGCGAGATCTTGGACTCCGGGCCCGGGTTGCCCGAGTAGTACGGGGCTGGGGGGCGAGAGTGAGAGAGGGGGCTGGGCCCGAGGAGCTCGGGGGCCCAGGGGGGCCGCACGCGCACACCCGCCCCCGGCCCGGGCCTCACAGCAGAGCAGGGCGAGGCAGGGCTGGAAGCCGTTGCTGGAGCCCTGCAGCCGCAGCTGGTAGTCCATCTGCGCGTCGATGTCCTGCAGCGACGGCAGCGCCGGGCTGTGCGGGTGGCTGTGGTACCAGCCCACCAGGGACAGGCCCCGCAGGAGCAGGCTCTGGTAGATCTGGGGGCAGAGGCGAGGCTGGCACGGGCGGGCCCGGGGGGCTCTCCCAGCCCTGTGCGCCCACGCCACCCCCTGCCGCCGGCGCTCCTGACACCCATCCAGCCCTATGCACGCCCAACATGTCATGAGCGCCTGCTGTCTACCAGGCTGGGGGACACCGCAGCGACCAAGACAGACGCTGCCCCCAACCTCACCAAGTCCAGTGAGGGGACAGTcaacaaatacacatataaaaaagatGCACCTGTCATAACGCAAAGGCACAAGGTTACCAGGGCACAacgcctagcacacagtaggcactcagtagtTAGCTATGGGGACAAGCGGATGAGCGCGCGAGGGAGCAGCAAAAAGCATTCCCGGATGCCGGAGGAAAGCGCATGcgtaaagagaaaggaagaggcgGGCGGAGACACCTGCGCGGAATGAACACCTGTTCCACACCTGTCCCCAAGGgtcactggggggggggggggggggagaaggtGGGGGCGGGTGCATGAGCGCAGCTCCAGGCGCAACCTAAGCCCCGCGATGAAAACATGAGGAAGGACGGCAGCTAACATCTAGGGAGCCTTTCCCAGGTGCCAGGCCCGgcggggaaaccgaggctcagaaggGAAGGGGCTGGACGTGTTTGAGGTGCGACCGTGGGGTCACAGGCTCACACACGCTCATTTGCACACTTGCCGAGCGTCGACACTGTGCCAGCCGCCGGGATACGGAGGCCGGGACACCTGTGTCCGTGCCAGGCCTCCCCAGAATGCCCGTCCCCGCGCGCCCGCTCACCTCCTCTTCGATGGTGGCCGCCGTATCCGCGTCCCCCAGGCGGCTGCGACAGGGGAAGGCTCTCAGCACCGTGAGCACTGCGCGGACGGAGGCGGGGACAAGGCGTGGACATCGACCCGGGCCCCAAACAGCCCCCTGCCCACCAGGCCCCAAATACCCACTCTGGCTGTTGATGTCCCAGCGGCCCCCGAGGTACCCCACGACCTCGCTGCGAGTCAAGTGGCTGTGGAagtcctggggaggggagggacagcGGAGGCCACGCGGTCAGCCTGCAGCCCGGCCCCAAACGCCAGCCCGCACAGCTTCCTCTTCATCCCAACAGTGAGTGTCAGCGGGGAACAAAGCAGGTACAGGCCTCGCTCTCAAGGAGCTAGCAGCCCAGGGACCCCCACCGTCCGGGgcgccccagccccctgcccgcGCCTGGGAGGCCCTGGCCCCCAAGGGACAAGGTGGGAGCGGCGCACACACCAACAGGAACAGCACGTTGCTGGAGACGGCCACGTTGAACGGCTGGAACTTGTTGATGGCCGCGAAGGATGTCACTTCCACCAGGGTGTGGGGGTTTCTGCAGGAGCCAGGGGGTCCCACAGCTTCAGGACGCCCCACGCTggctccccagccccccacagcCAGCTCTGAGAATCGGAGGTCCCTTGTCCCAACCCTGCTGGGGGGCAATGGGGGGACACATGGGGCGTAACTGACCTGGCGGAGTCGCGGCTGCCCAGCATGCAGTAGCGAACGGGTACCCGGGTCTTGTTTTCCGCCCGCTTCCCGGGGGGCGCGGCCTCTGCGGGGTTGGGGGGTCCGGGAAAAAGCGCAGTGTcagtccctccccagcctgggacGGATGCAGCCCGGGAAAAGCAAGACCTGGCAGCCCAGGAAAGCAAAAACTCCAGAGGCAGCCTTAAAAATCAGGCGGCGGGGCTCAGAAATCAGGCGGCGGGACTAGGAAATCAGGCGACGGGGCCGGGAAATCAGGCTGCGGGTTGTCAGCCGGGCATCTTGGGGGCGCTGAAGAAAAGCAAGGCCACTGgtgtccccagcctcctccccaacTCGAGTTCTGCCCACTCGCCACccgccctgcctcctccccttgccCGGGCCTCTCACCCGAGTGCGCAGGCTCAGAGGGGCCCTTCGCCGCCGGGGGTCTCCGACTCTTGTCCTCCGCTGAGACCCCTGCCAGGACCTCCTCCTCGTCTTCCTCCAtcagcagctcctcctcctccccttcgcTGGCCGGGCTCTGGCGGGGTGGGTTGGGGGACAGCGGAAGGACCCTTAGCCGGGTGCCCCCGACCTTCCCCACCAAGTCCCACCCAGACCCCTGGCTGGCCTGCCGTTGCCCCAGGTGCCCactagagggagagagagagcagagccgGTCAGCGTGGAAAGTTCGGATCCCGCCTCTGCctcttacaagctgtgtgacttcaggcaagcgccctaacctctctgagctctatTCGCCTCGTCTATAAAAGGGCATCGTGACCTCCAGCCGCATAGGGGTGGCGCCAGGGGGAAATGAGAGAATGCGGGCGAAGCATTtagcagccccccccccccccgcccccgttgCTCCATTCATTAATGAAGCCCGCGTTTGGCACGGATTATTTCACTCACTTCTGTCActaccctctcctcctcctctcccaaaCTGCCCCTGCGGAGGGGACCGCTCTGTGTCCATCTCAGTCTCCGTCCCCACCCCCTCGGGGCAGCGTCTGACCCCGGGGGTCCCGGGCACTCCTCAGGGCCCCGCACTTGTCCAGCTTCCCTCCCATCTCCCTCGCGGGCCCAGGGCTcaggctcctccctccccacccctcctgggCGGGCGCCGTCCACCCTCGGGGCTCGAACCCCGTCTACACCCGGCGACGCCCACAGTCCTGACTCCCCTGAGCCCCAGACGCGGGGTCCAGCGGCCCCTCGACGGCCCCACGCGGGGGGCTCCCGCTCAGCCCGGCCACGCTGCCCCCGAAGGCCCCCCAGACCTGTTCCTCCCGAATCCCCCCGTGTCCGAGGGGGCGACCCCATCCGCCCGCCTGCTCAGAACAAAGCATCTCGGAACGCCGCGTCGGATCCAGCAGCAACCCGTTCAGAAGTACCCAGAGTCCCCCGATGGCCCACCTGGGCCCCCCCGGCGTCGCCCCCTGGACCAGCTGGGTCCCCGGTTCCTGCCCCTGCAACAGTCTGTCCTCCCCGCAGCCGCCACCAGAGGGCGCCCGGGAGCCCTGAGTTGGTcccgccctcctcctcccacagcccctccagGCTCCCCCCTCCCTCGGGGGAGAAGCCAGTCCTCCTCGCGGCCCCCCAGGCCCCGCACGACCTAccccgtcccctccctgccctccctcctccctctctccccctcctccctctgctccagccacatgggcCCCCTCGCTGTTCCTCCAATCACCAGTcccattcctgccccagggcctttgcacaactGTTTCCCAGATatcctcccagctccctccctccccgccttcAGTTCTccgctcaaatgtcaccttctcagtgagccCTTCCCTGACCGCCCTAGCCCCCTTCCCATCCTCCGGGCTCCCCTCTGCTCACTTCTTCCAACACACGCTAAGATGgactcatttattttgtttctttgttgctctctccaccagggcagggactttcctcttttgctctctgctttatctccagcgccgagaacagggcctggcacacagtaggcacttacTAACTCCTTGCTGAACGGCCGACCCTAGGACGTGGGGTCAAGGGCAGATTTATATGTCAGCTAGGCTAGGCCACAGTGCCCAGTTATGGAATCAAACGCTGCTCTCGGTGTCGCTGTGAAGGCACCCGGTAGACGTGCTCACATCCACAATCAACTGACTTCCAATAAAGATTACTCTGGATAATGGGGGTGGGCCTCATCGAATCAGTTGAAGGGCCTTAAGaacaaaaactgaggtttcccgGAAAACGAGGAATTCAGCCTCAAGACAGCAGCAGCAACTCCCACCTGAGTTTCCAGCCCACCAGCTGCCCTATAGACATCAGAGTTGCCAGCCGGAAGTTCACTCAGCTGCCGAATCTTCACAGAAGATCTATTCTTGTCATGGCATTCGAGACCCTCACAGATCTCCAGCCCCCTCAGCTACCCAAGACACATGAACCTCCTGCCGCATCCCCTAATCATGGTTCCCTAAGCAGCATGTGTTGCTTCCTGCCAACATGGCTTTGCTATGCCATTCCCTCCCTCTGGAAAGCTCCTCCCTTCATCTTGCTCTgaaaactcctactcatccttcaaagcccCAGTTCCAACATCCCCCCTCTCTGGGAACTAAGGACGCACCTCATCAGCAGTGGCTGTGGGCACGTGGAGCTGGTGTCGCCGGAGCCAGGCAGCCTTGTACTTGTCCAGCTTCTGGCCTTTGTACTTGACGGAGGCCCAGCCGCAGCCGGACTTCTTGGCCGGGTTCACCAGCTTCTTGCAGTGGGTGGCCCAGGCGCTGGGTGAGTTGAACACCTGCCCTGTCTCCTGCCACACGATCCTCCCATCCGGCTGCAGGTCCCCCAGGAACTTCTTCCCCTGCCGCGACAGCACGCAGGACCTGCTACCCAGCaaggcccctcctccaggaagtcctccctgacCCCACGCTGCTCCCCAGGGCTTGGCACCCACTTCCCACTACAGCACCCCTTCCCAGAAGCCTCCAGCTTGGGTGCCTCCCAGTTCACAGATGTCCACCCTCACCATCCTGATCAGCCTGGATCGAAACTGCTCAGTCACGTGTctgtccccctctcccctctctggaccgGGAGCCCCCAAAGGGCGGGGACAGCGTCTGTCTTGATCACTGCTGTGTCTGTGACACCCAACACACAGTGTGGCACGCGGCGGGTGCTCAAGTCACAAATTGCTCCCATTCGCACATCAAACAATAACAAAGTAccaataacagtaataatagtgAGCACTTATaaagcacttactgtatgccaggccccCTGCGGAGCGCTTTATTCATTTAAACCCCACACAGCCCCACGGGAGGGGAAAatcccattccacagatgaggacaccAGGGTCCCGAGACGGGGAGCGAGGTCACACGGCCAAGGGAGCCGGGGTGTcctccccgagcctcagtttctcctttgtGGAATGGGGAGTTTGGTGAACGACGACGTCCTCCCGCCCAGAAGAACTCGTGCTGAGTCTGGAtgctccgggcctcagtttcccctccccacacccgGGCCCGGCCTGCAGCCCAGGagctccgggcctcagtttccccttcgcGCCCCGGCCGGGACGGGCTGCGGGGCGGGGGGCGCTCACCAGGTAGTAGATGGACAGCACCCCGGCGCCGGGCTCCAGCAGCGCGTCCTTGAGGAGCACCCGCAGCGTCACCGCGCGCCTGGTGAGCGCGCCccccgggccgccgccgccgccccccggCCCNNNNNNNNNNNNNNNNNNNNNNNNNNNNNNNNNNNNNNNNNNNNNNNNNNNNNNNNNNNNNNNNNNNNNNNNNNNNNNNNNNNNNNNNNNNNNNNNNNNNNNNNNNNNNNNNNNNNNNNNNNNNNNNNNNNNNNNNNNNNNNNNNNNNNNNNNNNNNNNNNNNNNNNNNNNNNNNNNNNNNNNNNNNNNNNNNNNNNNNNNNNNNNNNNNNNNNNNNNNNNNNNNNNNNNNNNNNNNNNNNNNNNNNNNNNNNNNNNNNNNNNNNNNNNNNNNNNNNNNNNNNNNNNNNNNNNNNNNNNNNNNNNNNNNNNNNNNNNNNNNNNNNNNNNNNNNNNNNNNNNNNNNNNNNNNNNNNNNNNNNNNNNNNNNNNNNNNNNNNNNNNNNNNNNNNNNNNNNNNNCGGCGCCTCCTCGCCCGCGCCGCCCGCCGGGGACAGCGGCTCCGGAGCTGCGGGCAGCGACAGGCTGCAGGGGGGGCCGCGCCCCCGGCCCTCGCGCCAccgccccccgcccggccccggcGCCCCGGTACCTGCCATGGCCGCGCCGCCCCGTGCGCCCGAGCGCGCCGCCTCCCGCTTCCCGGCACGTGACACGGCTCCGCCCCGACCGGGCCGCCCTGGCCATTGGCCGCCGccggggggcgggcggggggctCGGCCCGCTGGGGCgggcggggaaactgaggctccgggcCTGCGCACTCGGGGCTGGGAGTCGGGGCACTCAGCCCTCCGCGACTGTtcgggaaactgaggcctggggccACCCTccaggggaggggggtgggaaCCGAGAGCGCATGGgcacaagtggggaaactgaggcccgggacTTGTGCTTTCGGGGGACTCGTGGCCCCGCCCGAGCCCACCACCACTGGGGCTGCGGGGCGCCGGGGGCTTGGGCAGGCGGGGATACTGAGGTCCGCGGCCACCGCTCTTGAGGGACCCAGAGGCCTCGGCCGTTGGGACcaggggagaaactgaggcctgggagAACGAGCCACAGCGCCCGGGGACCCGGATGGGGAAGCAGCCCCCGCCCGCGGGTCTAAAGCACCCGAGCCGGCCGCGGTCTCTAAAGGGTTAAATTTCACCCTCCCGGCCGATTCCAGGATTGGCGCAGAGCGGAGCCCGCCAACCAATTATACGAGGGCTGTTTCACCTCCAGCCAATAGGCAGCAGCGGCCGGAATCCCTCCAGCCAATCAGCGTTAAAATGCTACTTCCGGGTAAACTGGACCCGTCCCCCTAGAGGAGCCAATCATCAGGGACCCCTGAACCTCGCGCATCCAATCAGTTGCAGAGTCTGGTCCTCAGCCAGCCAATCGGCTCTCGGGTCCAAACCTTCCCCGCAGGCCCGCCCCCCGCGCGCGCTGGCTTTGTGGGCGGGGCCTGGCGGGATGCGCACGGGCTGGCGGCGTCCC encodes the following:
- the SH3GL1 gene encoding endophilin-A2 isoform X1 gives rise to the protein MSVAGLKKQFYKASQLVSEKVGGAEGTKLDDDFKEMEKKVDVTSKAVVEVLARTIEYLQPNPASRAKLTMLNTVSKIRGQVKNPGYPQSEGLLGECMIRHGKELGGESNFGDALLDAGESMKRLAEVKDSLDIEVKQNFIDPLQNLCDKDLKEIQHHLKKLEGRRLDFDYKKKRQGRIPDEELRQAMEKFEESKEVAETSMHNLLETDIEQVSQLSALVDAQLDYHRQAVQILDELADKLKRRMREGSSRPRREYKPKPREAFELGEPEQPNGGFPCATAPKVTGSSSFRSSDKPIRTPSRSMRSMAEGAALLGGSGEQGWGAASAPPAAGQVEARTLRPPPAPLDQPSCKALYDFEPENDGELGFREGDIITLTNQIDENWAPSWLLRGEAWMSWLRRATWPPSQSRAD
- the SH3GL1 gene encoding endophilin-A2 isoform X5; amino-acid sequence: MSVAGLKKQFYKASQLVSEKVGGAEGTKLDDDFKEMEKKVDVTSKAVVEVLARTIEYLQPNPASRAKLTMLNTVSKIRGQVKNPGYPQSEGLLGECMIRHGKELGGESNFGDALLDAGESMKRLAEVKDSLDIEVKQNFIDPLQNLCDKDLKEIQHHLKKLEGRRLDFDYKKKRQGRIPDEELRQAMEKFEESKEVAETSMHNLLETDIEQVSQLSALVDAQLDYHRQAVQILDELADKLKRRMREGSSRPRREYKPKPREAFELGEPEQPNGGFPCATAPKVTGSSSFRSSDKPIRTPSRSMPPLDQPSCKALYDFEPENDGELGFREGDIITLTNQIDENWYEGLLHGQSGFFPLSYVEVLVPLPQ
- the SH3GL1 gene encoding endophilin-A2 isoform X4, which codes for MSVAGLKKQFYKASQLVSEKVGGAEGTKLDDDFKEMEKKVDVTSKAVVEVLARTIEYLQPNPASRAKLTMLNTVSKIRGQVKNPGYPQSEGLLGECMIRHGKELGGESNFGDALLDAGESMKRLAEVKDSLDIEVKQNFIDPLQNLCDKDLKEIQHHLKKLEGRRLDFDYKKKRQGRIPDEELRQAMEKFEESKEVAETSMHNLLETDIEQVSQLSALVDAQLDYHRQAVQILDELADKLKRRMREGSSRPRREYKPKPREAFELGEPEQPNGGFPCATAPKVTGSSSFRSSDKPIRTPSRSMPPLDQPSCKALYDFEPENDGELGFREGDIITLTNQIDENWAPSWLLRGEAWMSWLRRATWPPSQSRAD
- the MPND gene encoding MPN domain-containing protein codes for the protein GGGGGGPGGALTRRAVTLRVLLKDALLEPGAGVLSIYYLGKKFLGDLQPDGRIVWQETGQVFNSPSAWATHCKKLVNPAKKSGCGWASVKYKGQKLDKYKAAWLRRHQLHVPTATADESPASEGEEEELLMEEDEEEVLAGVSAEDKSRRPPAAKGPSEPAHSEAAPPGKRAENKTRVPVRYCMLGSRDSARNPHTLVEVTSFAAINKFQPFNVAVSSNVLFLLDFHSHLTRSEVVGYLGGRWDINSQMLTVLRAFPCRSRLGDADTAATIEEEIYQSLLLRGLSLVGWYHSHPHSPALPSLQDIDAQMDYQLRLQGSSNGFQPCLALLCSPYYSGNPGPESKISPFWVMPPPEQRPSDYGIPMDVEMAYVQDSFLTNDILHEMMLLVEFYKGAPDLVRFQEPWTQEHTYLDKLKMSLASRTPKDQGLCHVLEQVCSVLKQGS
- the SH3GL1 gene encoding endophilin-A2 isoform X2 yields the protein MSVAGLKKQFYKASQLVSEKVGGAEGTKLDDDFKEMEKKVDVTSKAVVEVLARTIEYLQPNPASRAKLTMLNTVSKIRGQVKNPGYPQSEGLLGECMIRHGKELGGESNFGDALLDAGESMKRLAEVKDSLDIEVKQNFIDPLQNLCDKDLKEIQHHLKKLEGRRLDFDYKKKRQGRIPDEELRQAMEKFEESKEVAETSMHNLLETDIEQVSQLSALVDAQLDYHRQAVQILDELADKLKRRMREGSSRPRREYKPKPREAFELGEPEQPNGGFPCATAPKVTGSSSFRSSDKPIRTPSRSMRSMAEGAALLGGSGEQGWGAASAPPAAGQVEARTLRPPPAPLDQPSCKALYDFEPENDGELGFREGDIITLTNQIDENWYEGLLHGQSGFFPLSYVEVLVPLPQ
- the SH3GL1 gene encoding endophilin-A2 isoform X3, giving the protein MEKKVDVTSKAVVEVLARTIEYLQPNPASRAKLTMLNTVSKIRGQVKNPGYPQSEGLLGECMIRHGKELGGESNFGDALLDAGESMKRLAEVKDSLDIEVKQNFIDPLQNLCDKDLKEIQHHLKKLEGRRLDFDYKKKRQGRIPDEELRQAMEKFEESKEVAETSMHNLLETDIEQVSQLSALVDAQLDYHRQAVQILDELADKLKRRMREGSSRPRREYKPKPREAFELGEPEQPNGGFPCATAPKVTGSSSFRSSDKPIRTPSRSMRSMAEGAALLGGSGEQGWGAASAPPAAGQVEARTLRPPPAPLDQPSCKALYDFEPENDGELGFREGDIITLTNQIDENWAPSWLLRGEAWMSWLRRATWPPSQSRAD